ttatcatatcccagagtattcaggaaaaaaaatggtaaggggttgtatctaggacacgaccgcatattttcgacgtagaactacgcaattatataatgcaatccacttgtctatcacttcgaatattattttaggatacattgaaatttatataatagattatgttcctcgttacaaataaatttgatgaacgtccttttacgtttgatatgatgcctaggactaccaaaatatgtgaacggaagaattgtcaaacgatcattttacatttccctctgaaattattgcacatctcatgtttacttaGTTCTCGAACtccgaaagttcattcacctctagtatctgaaatgacgattttcccaggcttctcagtttgaaaGAACGTTTTAAGGAAATATATTCCGGTATGCACAGCGACAAgctagtacaaaagtactcaacaccaaaaaatacccccgacttgcatgtatttgcggaTTCCcgcaggcacattaattttaaagtccgtgttcggaaacacagctcagtggaaaaaaatacccccgacttgcatgttttgacaaagcggattcccccaggcacattgattttgaagtccgtgttggggaaaccgtaaaacgggccaatcaaaacttgacagttagggcgtttaaatgacgcctaacattttacacttattcaattgttcatctcatgaaaaataatatcttaCCAATTgttatagacgcgtagaaatattacctatcaattgatgcaaacatctttccgatctgttaagaaatgttcgagttgtaagcattcgaaatacgggtagggttagtacacaaatcggcagaacaaatgtatgggaaaaaaggaagttcttccagttttcatgaatttaaaccgtttagagattagccaattgtaatgtatagcatatcaaacaaatcttggagtatgcaaatcatgagaattcgttcacagtgaaaatagttattaacgttaactttatttcaaaaaaacgtgacctgttttccgatttcgcacccttcctgaaagacgtagttctacgtcaaaaaactaagaaacttaccggtactcctattacatcaaaattttcttcgtacgacttttagagcttatcaagaccaacactttgcgatgcagaacttgttgaTATTTTAATCATGCTCAATCTTATTGTTGGGTTTTCATCCaagaactcatgatttcaatttcaatttactcaaacataaaaaataacatagttttgaaaatcacatactagatagagtgaaatttgttctttcagcTTCcgccaacaaacattttttatgtttgccccagaatgaaatacaaacaaatgaggagagtgtattttttgggaataaaTAATCAATTTATTGGGAATATtgggaataaaaattaaaaatcttcaaaaaaataatatataaatagctcttacaatttccaacaagtcgtccatacatcggaagatgcacttttacaaggaaaaagtttttctaacaaaaatttTTGTCGACTTTatcaaaattgcaaaattgtgAAGCGAATGGATGGGGTTTACTTCCAGTAATATTTCTAGGAATTatgcaaaaatataaaaagcaaAAGAGTTAGATTGGAACCGTTGTAAGTAGGAAAATCGTTAGCAGGGAGAAATGTAAATTGTTAAGGAAAGATTGATTTGTGATGGGCAATGCACAAAGCacccatttttgtttgtttactaTTTCAATCAGTACCTCACAGTACTTCGTCAATAAACGCtctcatgaaaaaatatttttacagctCACCAGCGTTGAGGTGATGGAGACCTTCATCGAGCGCTGCAAGGAAGTCAACCCACTGCTGAACAGCGTCGTCGATGAGCGCTACGAAGCCGCCCTGAAGGATGCCAGACTTGCCGATGAGCTGATCGCCTCGGGAACCCTAACCGAGGAGCAGCTAGCCACCGAAAAACCATTCCTGGGTGTTCCCATCTCGACCAAAGACTGTATTAAAGTTAAAGGTAAGTGCTTAGCACACAGAAGAGGAAATCAGCCAACGAACGATTCataatattgttttattgttgtgtttcaCAACATGCAGACCTTCTCCACACGGCCGGAATCTGGAAGCGGCGAACGATACGCGGAGAGAAAGATGCACGTGCGATGGAACTCATGCGAAGAGCCGGAGCCATTCCGTTTGCACTGACAAACGTTTCCGAGTGCTGCATGTGGTGAGTAGAGAGGCGTTGTTTAGAAACACTTTACTACCGAACAGTTTGGTTCGAAAGTAGCATGCTTTTTGAGTAATTTTGAACGATACAATTGTTTACATCACGAAGTTGTTTACTTTCCAATGGAGCTCGGTTTTAGATACAAAATCAAACGCTTCCGGGGGCAACTGGTTCGTTCCAATGCCTAACGCGTAAAgttcaatataaataaatatatgaagTGAATATTGATGGAGCCAATGATCCTCACTCATAAACAAAATGATCAAACCACAAGGTCAAGCGTTCGTTGTAATCGTCAAGCCGCAACATATCGCAGCTTAGCTCTAATTTGGTTGGCGACAAGAAGCCAATGTAatcgtttttattgattttataAATACACATTCGAATCCTCATATCCCCGAAAAAATCGACCCAGAATCTAATCGTACATATTTCCCTTATCGCTGGGGTTAACCGAATAACATGAAATCATTCCACTCAGGTGGGAGAGCGTCAACACAATCCACGGCCGTTCGAGGAATCCATACGACACCAATCGCATCGTGGGTGGTTCCAGCGGGGGCGAAGGAGCCATCCAAGCGGCTGCCGCTTCTGCGTTTGGTTTGGGCTCGGATATCGGCGGATCGATCCGCATCCCGGCGTTCTTCAATGGAATATTTGGCCACAAACCCTCGCCCCATATCGTCTCGAATGATGGACAGTATCCGGAGCCGATCAGCGAGCAGCAGGAGATGTTTTTGTGTGAGTTGATGGGAAAAAAGTACATATTTGGAGTTTCATCGTAATGAATTTCATAATTTTCAGCCATTGGACCGATGTGCCGCTACGCCACTGACCTGAAACCCATGCTGCGTATTATCGCCGAGGACAACGCCAAGAAGCTACGCCTGGACGAGCCGGTGGATCTGAAACAGGTCAAATTCTTCTACCAACTGAACGACGGCGGCGGCAGTTTGGTTTCCCCAGTGGATTTGGACATTCGCGATGCTATGGAGAAGGTTATGGCTCACTTCCGAACCACCGTGAAGGCGGAGGTTCGCAAGGTGTACCTGGACAAGTTCAGAAAATCTGCCCCCATTTGGTTCGGAAACATGAAGCACGAAAACGAGATTGGCTTCGATGCCCAGCTGGTGAATCTGGAGGGAAAGATCAACCCGTGGGTGGAACTACTCAAGTGGGGTATCGGGCAATCGAAGCATACCTTCGTGGGAATCATGACGGCCGTCACCGAAAAAGCTGGCATTCAGTACGGATCTGAAAAGTATCACTACATGGTCCAGCAGCGGGATGAGTTGCTCAGCGAAATGAAGATAATGCTCGGCGAAAACGGAGTGTTTATCTATCCCACCCATCCAACGGTTGCGCCATATCACACCGAACCCATCGTTCGTGCCCTTAATTTCGGTTACACCGGCATCATTAACGTTCTGGGGCTACCGTCGACTGCGATACCGCTGGGTTTGGGCCACGAGGGACTGCCAATTGGATTGCAAGTGGTGGGTAATTTGAACCAGGACAGATTGTGCCTCGCCGTGGCTTGCGAATTGGAGCGCGCCTTTGGCGGATGGGTGGCCCCGGAGGTGTTGGCTTAACCGACAGATTGGTTGGTAAACACATTAAGGGTAATATGCGGAATAAATCCGAGAGAAACGTTCGGCAGCAAAGGATGGTAAGCGAGTGTTAGTTGACGGTTGCAATCGGATCAAttatacaataaaattgatctttgtaTGTGTGAGATTGTAACACTAAGAGCACTTTGATACTATTTTTTGTTTAGTGACGTATTTTATGAGAAATATATGTATACATGGTTGTCAATGGTTAAATAAGTTGTTTTTGCTTTGAAATTGTTACTAGCAGATTCGAAAACTTcgttccacaaaaaaaaaattaaacatacaCGTTTCTTTTCTATATTTGACGTCTTCTATTAAGGGTGATAAATCAGTGGTGGCatttcgcatttcgaaacgagtgattttcgtTCGTTTCGATCACTTTTGCCATTATGAACTTCGAAGCGAGCTCGAAACAAGCGAAATGAATAAGGCATCAGGAAAGTTTCGAGCAAAGTTTGACAATACGTAACattgtgttcgagcattttttttAACTCGAAACGAGAACAAATGTCTCGACAAGAAATCGTTGATCGTTGTATatgaaaatgatagtgaaatgttgattttaatactaaaccttacatcaaagaaaatttcaattgcatttcctTTGGTTTTGACGTCTATTTGTACAAGTATGTGAATATAAATACAATACTTTTATTTCGGCACTAAATACAATAAGCAACACATTTGCAGtacatttgtttattttccgtaaGCCTTAGAATGGGTAGATGAGTACCACCAATACACCGCGTAATTTGTCATAGAAATATTGCTAtgtttcataaaacgatgttgtaTCGGATTCGACCCATTTTTCGCCTAAGCTTCTTTCCAAAGTGTAATTATTTCATTGAACACTGATGAAACAGTTGGTTGAGCCATACCAAGTAAAAAGTTTTCTCCTCTttacattaaggtgaaggtggaagctagccattgtagtagtataggtaaaccctcgtgtaaaaatggggtaatagtgtttgtgagagaagagcaaagcacacgtgaatagatcaattcacttatcagactgtgtggcgcttcattgacacgagtctttgaatacatttgaaaaaaaaacaaataacaattcaatactaaagtaaaatgtatgaacgatatgttccgatgaacaattgcaaatataaatatatatagaagatgcatttgcatatgaagtaaaattctgattatacgcgagcgtaacatgagcaaatttataacacatgcgaattggggcacttttggtattaacaagttcttccgcatagtaactcgatgttgataattccttaatattttccttcgttgatcgtattgttttcacatattcacgttggaaagccttaacccttctcttcgttggccgaggcatttagattgaatttaatacttttccgtttactgtttttgaaagcataggcagccgtggcagtgttccgagctctgcaatacaattttcttacccaatgttaaagttgctaaaacttacattgtagacccattaaacgtaaaaattataattgtattgttatcaacacaattttattctattgattttcatgacatgggacgctatgactccggaataacattttattgagtggtttttatagctgtttcgatgatgttgtctggcatcagtgccgaaaaaataacgatgcttccaccaatacaaacaaaaccattgcagaagattgaaaaacgaaaatttaactttcagagcacttgctcgagtttttcgacgttcttcactatacggtgcgaaagcagatgaaaatttaatatcttgtgagtaatcgattagagtttggttgatattacttgatgggaagtgtgcgaaaacgatcattttcttcacactgtttcgcaaaattattgattttcgggcgagaggtgagggagggagatgaaagaaatgagcgccattgtggcagccatttgtggctagcttccaccaaagtacgtagaatagaaggtaagggatatctcttgtgtatacacacggagagcgcatgtgttacacacacaaCGAAGTTAGTAATAACAAATCCTCAATTAGTTCGAAGTactgaagttttttcaatatttctcgattttaaaagttcCAAAAATCCTGGAAAGAGACAAAATCGCAAGTCGTGCCGACGGTAAACACGATAATATACCGCTTTTTCAGTGCAAGTAAGTTTTTATGtggttttttatcgatttcataatgaacaggttttgtttacttcagcgaaatgttgaagtaccacgtcccgcgatgcctgaacagaataatttcgaatgagataaactaatcaGAGATGTTTTCAGTTATTCCATGCATTCGCTCCATGGATCGGGAACGGGAACGATATAACCTctcaacacatttgtttatcggattgcattatttttatagtacaggtgcgataattttacagttttaaattttaaaataattaagtaaactgctatttcatcatatcgaaacatttttggagacagttcttgtattataattcgaaaaattaaaaaatgttgaaatttatatggattcgatcgaaggtttattactatttcttgctttttttcctttgcctaccacacttgaacaaagcaaggagtagactaccttcttattcCACGTACTTtgagcttccaccttcaccttaatatgGTACGACCAGAAGCCAGAAgattcaaaatggccgctaaTTTCACAGCTGCAGGAGTAGCAGTGCTTCTGAAAGTTGTTTGGAACACGGTTGCATCCGAAATATTTTTGGATGCTTCTcgactaatagcgaattcgtttttaaaactgagtcagtgccaaactgactctgtaataaaaaaacgttttcagtttcacgaatgcggtgttttgttggtgtgcgttatatagtctgatttgtttatattcgcgacgataaatgtacagtgtcgacgtctaatggcgatattaatgcttgggaggtaaattattctctatcagatcagcagggccaagtgcagtgtaaaaatataaaagtttgaatgaatgttttcacttcatattgttttattacttaaaacatgtagttctgacacttacttaaccatttgtcgatgcatttcctggtttttccacaaataattactattataatataaaatcatcattagccacagttttcgttcaatatgtttctgtgatatcgaaaaaaaacctcttatttcatcacatgaaataaatattcgatacgttaaagtaaattttcattcataattttgattttgaaagcaggtttattccatccgaatatccatcattattttcgcctcccaatgaaagcgcacgtagcttaatgccgtctgctcgaatatactttcaaaatcagaatccgaattggattacgattccaataatacaaaagcaaaagcagcaggtttttcatcttcatagtttttatttttagattttccaaaatatactcggaacttgacagttcggtatagttgtattggtgaacccgagtgccaacccgtgaaacatctcagtgcgaaactaacagctttcggggcgaaccagtgcgacactgagtgcgaaactgactgaataaaaaaacgttttgacagcagttagtgcggcactgaggttgaaactgaacaaaaacgaattcgctataagtctGATATACTGCCGAAACCTTGAAACAAAAGAATAGTTATTACAATTTATATCGGAAACGTATATAAGACAAACTCACTCATTTTCACCTAGCGAAAGAGAGTCACTTCTATCGCCCCAACAACCTCTGTGGATCTTCACTATCGCTGTCATCAAGAAAAACATTTCGCGATCTTCTCTTTGGGTTTGTAAAAACCCAAaaatttgacatttctcttcgagacaaattttgctcgaaatctagtacactgaaaatattaactcgaaaaagatacataatacctgagacgagacatgacaataggggccgattccggaccactttttctgtcaaactcgaacCACTCGCAACTCGGCTCCTGATTGGTGGATGAGGAAAATAATTACCAAAGATAACTATACAAAAATGGGTTTTCCAACATTTTTgcagtgttgccaaatatattcaaaattgaataaaagttacattcacatttcaatttagtgaaCATTTCTATTAtcaattttttgtatattttcgtttataTTGCGTCCTGTTTTCAGTTCCCGAAGAGaaatcggaatttccaccctacatcttttgacttagaactacgtctttcattaagggtgccaaatcagaaaacaggtcgcatttttatgaaataaagttaacgttaataacta
The Toxorhynchites rutilus septentrionalis strain SRP chromosome 2, ASM2978413v1, whole genome shotgun sequence genome window above contains:
- the LOC129771742 gene encoding fatty-acid amide hydrolase 2; translation: MRILERLKHKAKSTLRGLNARTASTRNRMDSPAATASETGQNKQSFVDKRKQRSLLKTIINVGHKFVVLLVRWLLRTIYGEKGKKMPPIRNLILMESASSLALKIRTRKLTSVEVMETFIERCKEVNPLLNSVVDERYEAALKDARLADELIASGTLTEEQLATEKPFLGVPISTKDCIKVKDLLHTAGIWKRRTIRGEKDARAMELMRRAGAIPFALTNVSECCMWWESVNTIHGRSRNPYDTNRIVGGSSGGEGAIQAAAASAFGLGSDIGGSIRIPAFFNGIFGHKPSPHIVSNDGQYPEPISEQQEMFLSIGPMCRYATDLKPMLRIIAEDNAKKLRLDEPVDLKQVKFFYQLNDGGGSLVSPVDLDIRDAMEKVMAHFRTTVKAEVRKVYLDKFRKSAPIWFGNMKHENEIGFDAQLVNLEGKINPWVELLKWGIGQSKHTFVGIMTAVTEKAGIQYGSEKYHYMVQQRDELLSEMKIMLGENGVFIYPTHPTVAPYHTEPIVRALNFGYTGIINVLGLPSTAIPLGLGHEGLPIGLQVVGNLNQDRLCLAVACELERAFGGWVAPEVLA